One window of Salegentibacter sp. Hel_I_6 genomic DNA carries:
- a CDS encoding Fur family transcriptional regulator has product MTKTEKKLSSKGIRPTEMRLKIYKYLKRKTYAVSLNEMQKVFINKDIKTANKTTFYRAIKLFEKKSMVHQIDDGTAFAKYAISDENAKGKHSTDLHMHFHCTDCKKTICLPNKISEESLPNQYEVNDVNLVLKGICKNCSKK; this is encoded by the coding sequence ATGACAAAAACGGAAAAAAAATTATCGTCCAAAGGGATACGTCCCACTGAAATGAGGTTGAAAATTTACAAATACCTCAAAAGGAAAACTTATGCAGTAAGTTTAAATGAAATGCAAAAAGTCTTTATCAATAAAGATATCAAAACAGCCAATAAGACCACTTTCTACAGGGCGATAAAGCTCTTTGAGAAAAAAAGCATGGTGCACCAAATTGACGATGGAACTGCTTTTGCAAAATATGCGATTTCCGATGAAAACGCCAAAGGTAAACACAGTACAGATTTACATATGCACTTTCATTGTACCGATTGTAAGAAAACAATCTGTTTACCAAATAAAATATCGGAAGAGAGTTTGCCAAACCAGTATGAGGTGAACGATGTGAACCTGGTATTAAAAGGGATATGTAAAAATTGTAGTAAAAAATAA
- the lpdA gene encoding dihydrolipoyl dehydrogenase: MEKFDVTIIGSGPGGYVSAIRCAQLGLKVAIVERYSTLGGTCLNVGCIPSKAWLEASEHYYKLKHQFEKFGIDVKEANVDILKMNQRVQDVVQEIINGVDYLMKKNKVTVYEGHGTIKDKNTIEIKGEDKTESIATDKIIIATGSKPASLPNIKIDKKRIISSTEALALQEIPKHLMVVGGGVIGVEIGSVFARLGSKVSIVEYFDSLIATMDGALGHQLHRSLRKQGIDFYLEHKVTNATATEDKVELKAENLSDKEEMSLDGDYCLMAIGRKPYTASLGLENIGVETNEKGQITVDKNLETNVKGVYAIGDVIRGAMLAHKASEEGVFVAERIVGQKPHINYSLIPNIVYTQPEVAGVGLTEEELKKTNRSIKTGSFPYKANARAKISMDTDGFIKVIADKETDEILGVHMIGPRIADSYTEAVVAMEFRAAAEDIARMSHGHPTFSETFKEACLAATEDRALHI; the protein is encoded by the coding sequence ATGGAAAAATTTGATGTAACTATAATAGGATCTGGCCCGGGCGGGTATGTAAGTGCGATCCGTTGCGCCCAATTAGGATTAAAAGTAGCCATTGTTGAAAGGTATAGTACCCTGGGCGGCACCTGTCTAAACGTGGGCTGTATCCCGTCAAAAGCCTGGTTGGAAGCCTCTGAGCATTATTACAAACTCAAGCATCAATTCGAAAAATTTGGGATTGATGTTAAAGAGGCCAATGTCGATATCCTGAAAATGAACCAAAGGGTTCAGGATGTGGTACAGGAAATCATCAATGGCGTTGATTATCTGATGAAAAAGAACAAGGTTACCGTTTATGAAGGTCATGGCACCATCAAGGACAAAAACACGATTGAAATTAAGGGAGAAGATAAAACGGAAAGCATAGCAACCGATAAAATCATCATTGCCACAGGGTCCAAACCCGCTTCATTGCCCAATATTAAAATAGACAAAAAGCGTATCATCTCTTCTACCGAAGCCCTTGCCCTACAGGAAATCCCCAAGCACTTAATGGTCGTTGGGGGTGGCGTTATCGGTGTTGAGATAGGTTCCGTATTCGCCCGCCTGGGTTCAAAGGTTTCCATAGTAGAATATTTTGATAGCCTTATCGCCACTATGGACGGCGCACTGGGACATCAATTGCACCGTTCCCTTAGAAAACAGGGAATTGATTTTTATTTGGAACATAAGGTGACAAACGCAACGGCAACTGAGGATAAAGTAGAATTGAAAGCGGAAAATCTTTCCGATAAAGAAGAAATGAGTTTAGATGGCGATTACTGTCTTATGGCCATTGGCCGAAAACCATACACCGCCAGTTTAGGGCTTGAAAATATAGGAGTGGAGACCAATGAGAAAGGACAGATAACGGTAGATAAAAACCTTGAAACCAACGTCAAGGGTGTGTATGCCATTGGGGATGTAATCCGGGGGGCAATGCTTGCCCATAAAGCCAGTGAAGAAGGCGTTTTTGTAGCCGAACGGATTGTTGGCCAAAAGCCCCATATCAATTATTCGCTTATCCCAAATATCGTGTACACCCAGCCTGAGGTCGCCGGTGTAGGCTTGACGGAAGAGGAACTGAAGAAGACCAATAGAAGTATAAAAACGGGCTCTTTTCCCTATAAGGCAAACGCACGGGCGAAGATAAGTATGGATACGGATGGTTTTATCAAGGTAATCGCAGATAAGGAAACCGATGAGATATTGGGCGTGCATATGATAGGCCCTCGCATAGCAGACAGTTATACCGAAGCGGTGGTAGCGATGGAATTTAGGGCGGCTGCCGAGGATATTGCAAGAATGTCACACGGGCACCCCACCTTTTCAGAAACCTTTAAAGAAGCCTGTTTGGCAGCCACCGAAGACAGGGCGTTGCATATTTAA